The proteins below come from a single Mucilaginibacter mali genomic window:
- a CDS encoding transglutaminase-like domain-containing protein yields MIENTKEIASLIRLLDDPDAEIFEHVHDKLKSYGSEVIEYLEGAFGQAFDPILQDRIANLVHEIQFNSLKTELQLWQQGGAFDLLQGALIINKYQYPDLDEQKIINQIESIKRDIWLQMIYDGSPAEHVKLINHVLYSIHGFSGNTANHQDPQNSYLSQVLETKKGNQISLAIIYSVIAQKLDVPIYGVNLPQHFILAYTDDSLVNEFEGGILFYINAFNKGFIFGRRDVDMFLKQLNLKPEKQFYEPCSNSEIIKRVLRNLISSYEHLGSTDKVKELTQLLEIMG; encoded by the coding sequence ATGATAGAGAATACCAAGGAAATAGCATCACTGATACGCCTGCTGGACGACCCGGACGCAGAGATATTTGAGCATGTGCACGATAAGCTAAAATCGTACGGCAGCGAAGTTATCGAGTACCTTGAGGGCGCCTTCGGGCAGGCCTTCGACCCGATATTGCAGGACCGTATAGCCAACCTGGTGCACGAGATACAATTCAACTCGCTTAAAACCGAATTGCAGTTATGGCAGCAAGGCGGCGCGTTCGATCTGCTGCAGGGGGCCCTCATCATTAATAAATACCAATACCCCGATCTTGACGAGCAAAAGATCATCAACCAGATAGAATCCATTAAGCGCGATATCTGGCTGCAAATGATATACGATGGCAGCCCGGCCGAACACGTAAAGCTTATTAACCACGTGTTGTACAGCATCCACGGCTTCAGCGGCAACACTGCTAATCACCAGGACCCGCAAAACAGCTACCTGAGCCAGGTGCTGGAAACAAAAAAGGGCAATCAGATCTCGCTGGCTATTATCTATTCGGTCATCGCTCAAAAGCTGGATGTGCCTATTTACGGCGTCAACCTGCCGCAACATTTTATTTTGGCTTATACAGACGATAGCCTTGTGAACGAATTTGAAGGCGGCATCCTGTTCTATATCAATGCTTTCAACAAAGGCTTCATTTTTGGCAGGCGCGATGTAGATATGTTCCTGAAGCAACTTAACCTGAAACCAGAAAAGCAATTTTACGAACCCTGCAGCAACAGCGAAATTATTAAACGTGTGTTGCGTAACCTCATCAGTTCGTACGAGCATTTAGGCTCTACCGATAAGGTAAAGGAGCTGACCCAATTGCTGGAGATAATGGGGTAA
- a CDS encoding Uma2 family endonuclease: protein MLLGEKKKRYTIEDYMALPEGGNYQLIENDLVLWNSPEPSSQVVHQIVSGRVFIDLVSFLNQSGNKGIIMYAPIDVRFDDGYTYQPDIVYVSEKRKKIIKSSEVNGAPDMIIEILSVSSAYVDLREKKDIYEKHGVKEYIIIDPIMENAELYALENNVYQLKQKALKPQQLPSLIIPGFSFDLGRLFR from the coding sequence ATGCTTCTCGGCGAAAAGAAAAAGAGATACACAATTGAAGATTACATGGCATTGCCGGAGGGGGGCAATTATCAACTAATTGAAAATGATTTGGTGTTGTGGAACTCACCAGAGCCATCATCGCAAGTGGTACACCAAATCGTTTCAGGCAGAGTTTTTATCGATCTTGTTTCGTTTTTGAATCAATCAGGCAACAAGGGCATAATAATGTATGCCCCAATTGATGTCCGTTTTGACGATGGATATACTTATCAGCCTGATATAGTATATGTTTCCGAAAAGCGAAAAAAAATTATCAAAAGTAGTGAGGTTAATGGTGCGCCAGATATGATTATCGAAATATTGTCGGTATCAAGTGCATATGTTGATTTACGTGAAAAGAAGGACATCTATGAAAAGCATGGCGTTAAAGAATACATTATTATCGACCCGATAATGGAAAACGCCGAACTTTACGCGCTTGAGAATAATGTTTACCAGCTAAAGCAAAAGGCGCTAAAGCCGCAACAATTGCCATCGTTAATTATCCCGGGATTTAGTTTTGATCTGGGTAGGTTATTCAGGTAA
- the surE gene encoding 5'/3'-nucleotidase SurE, whose translation MKSTKPTILVVNDDGITAPGIKALISVMQELGRVVVVAPDSPQSGMGHAITIGKPLRLDRDDLYEGVEMYRCSGTPVDCVKLAVTRVFQGHKPDLCVSGINHGLNNGINVLYSGTMSAAVEGAIEHIPSIGFSLDDYTWQADFNHCLKYVREIAQQVLQNGLPVGTLLNVNFPNTPHIKGIKICRQANAKWAEEFDERVDPYKRPYYWLTGVFQLNDNGQDTDSWALDNHYASVVPVQFDMTAHHAIPVLNSWKFDV comes from the coding sequence ATGAAAAGCACCAAACCCACCATCCTTGTAGTGAACGACGACGGCATTACCGCGCCCGGCATTAAAGCCCTTATCAGCGTAATGCAGGAACTTGGCCGGGTAGTAGTTGTAGCGCCCGATAGCCCGCAATCGGGTATGGGGCATGCCATTACCATTGGTAAGCCGTTACGCTTAGACAGGGACGACCTGTACGAAGGCGTTGAGATGTACCGTTGTTCGGGTACCCCGGTTGATTGTGTGAAGCTGGCCGTAACCCGTGTGTTCCAGGGCCACAAGCCAGATCTGTGCGTATCGGGCATCAACCATGGGCTGAACAATGGCATCAACGTATTGTATTCGGGCACCATGTCGGCAGCGGTTGAAGGCGCTATCGAGCACATCCCCTCCATCGGCTTTTCGCTGGATGATTATACCTGGCAGGCCGATTTTAACCATTGCCTTAAATATGTAAGAGAGATAGCACAACAGGTATTGCAGAACGGCCTGCCCGTTGGCACGCTTTTAAACGTAAACTTCCCCAACACCCCGCACATTAAGGGTATAAAAATATGCCGCCAGGCCAATGCTAAATGGGCCGAGGAGTTTGACGAACGGGTTGACCCCTACAAACGCCCTTACTATTGGTTAACCGGCGTATTTCAGCTGAACGATAACGGGCAGGATACCGACTCGTGGGCTTTGGATAACCACTACGCGTCGGTAGTACCTGTGCAGTTTGATATGACGGCGCATCACGCCATCCCTGTTTTAAACAGTTGGAAGTTTGATGTATAA